A genome region from Eurosta solidaginis isolate ZX-2024a chromosome 2, ASM4086904v1, whole genome shotgun sequence includes the following:
- the LOC137239265 gene encoding uncharacterized protein yields the protein MMRFTEIRKRADATEFPLICRICQKKHPLQVCPVFRSLSTAERWIKVNRTRHCVNSLSPLHRAGHCIHNGRCQKCGDDHHTMLNLQDAPKSTPRPTRPILWEADDSDTTCDTASVNSDIVDFMQQWRQRNIGIESPSRSQPFSSSSHDFNLQQVLNAHPTVDYYHKDPITLRPAGRLYDKYYNTLKRLKKSGELVDPESPTPETSPTEEHTFTFGDEKSAYDWLNLFDSPWSTVEAYWKKTFKTRRQQILNSSGNTLANILRNWKLFSHSCGYNLIDIDFTALHQNSSRLRENWQGFKTKVLPILNKRVKDTQNLQHLKKVNETEQGSDQLIALLLHAVLRPNIKRKSDNKTVFRSTIKDSQLSFLLRVNTVNDVGNKLDNLKTSLYARGETLQPLIIAIGSDLSDCKFYVYYDDIKYELPSFLSALDICFKTFHVLHLKYPQDSIEFWTFVQRYFYSIELTEDKPSPNVLCLLIDLM from the exons ATGATGCGTTTCACTGAAATACGTAAAAGGGCCGATGCAACCGAGTTCCCACTAATCTGTCGCATCTGCCAGAAAAAGCATCCACTACAGGTTTGTCCAGTATTTCGCAGCCTTTCTACGGCAGAACGTTGGATCAAGGTCAATAGGACACGTCACTGTGTCAATTCTTTGTCGCCATTGCATCGCGCAGGTCATTGCATACACAACGGAAGGTGCCAAAAGTGTGGAGACGATCATCACACGATGTTAAATTTACAAGATGCGCCAAAATCAACTCCACGACCGACGAGGCCTATACTCTGGGAAGCTGATGACAGTGACA CAACGTGTGATACAGCTTCAGTCAATTCTGACATTGTTGATTTTATGCAGCAGTGGCGACAGCGGAACATTGGCATTGAATCTCCTTCACGTTCACAGCCATTCAGTTCTTCGTCACATGATTTT AATTTACAACAAGTGCTGAATGCTCATCCAACTG TCGATTACTATCACAAAGATCCGATTACCTTGAGGCCAGCAGGCCGTTTGTACGATAAATATTACAACACATTGAAAAGATTGAAGAAATCTGGTGAATTAGTGGACCCAGAAAGTCCAACTCCTGAGACATCACCGACAGAAGAACATACGTTTACTTTCGGTGATGAAAAAT CTGCCTATGACTGGCTCAATTTATTTGATTCGCCGTGGAGCACAGTTGAAGCTTATTGGAAGAAAACATTCAAAACCAGACGACAACAAATTTTGAACTCAAGTGGTAACACATTAGCGAACATTTTACGGAACTGGAAACTTTTTTCCCATTCGTGTGGTTACAATCTG ATTGATATTGACTTTACTGCTCTGCATCAGAATTCCTCAAGGCTAAGAGAAAATTGGCAGGGTTTTAAAACAAAAGTTTTACCAATTCTGAACAAGAGGGTAAAGGACACTCAAAATCTGCAGCACTTGAAAAAAGTAAATGAGACTGAGCAAG GTTCAGATCAACTTATAGCATTGTTGCTGCACGCTGTACTACGACCTAATATAAAACGGAAATCAGATAACAAAACGGTTTTTAGAAGCACTATTAAGGATTCTCAGCTCTCGTTTTTACTACGGGTTAATACTGTGAACGATGTCGGAAATAAATTGGATAACCTGAAAACATCACTGTATGCACGCGGCGAGACATTGCAACCACTAATTATCGCAATTGGCAGTGATTTGAGCGATTGTAAATTTTATGTTTACTATGACGACATCAAGTATGAGCTTCCTTCATTTTTAAGTGCTTTAGACATATGCTTTAAGACTTTTCatgttttacatttaaaatatcCACAGGATAGCATTGAGTTTTGGACGTTTGTCCAAAGATATTTTTATTCCATTGAATTGACTGAAGATAAACCTTCCCCAAATGTACTTTGCTTGTTGATCGACTTAATGTAA